CTGAGTTTTTCTCATCTGGGCCTCCCTATCCTAAATTACATTAGATATTTATTAGTAAACTACTAATAAAGTTTAGACAGATTATATCCTAACGCAACTGATTTTAGAGATTTTATTAATCTCTTTAGGCCAAAAAAAAATGGACGAAGAAAATCTTCATCCATTTTTCCACCATCCCTCGGGACAGTGCAGAATATCCATGAGCTTCAGCTCTTTTTTTTAATGGCTGGGGCGCCAGGGATCGAACCTGGGAATGCCGGAATCAAAATCCGGTGCCTTACCGCTTGGCGACGCCCCAAGAGCTCCGTTTTTTATCAAAGAACAATCAGTCGGTCAAGCAAAAAGAAAAAATATTTTCAATAGGTTGCCGCCGAATAAAGACTGGGCCCTGGCGAATTTGTTAGTTGTTCTTCTGCCGAGAAGAACCAGCGTCTCTGCTGTCGGTTCAGCGCCATGATTTGTCCCTGTAGACGGCAAAACAGAAAGGTTTCGCGAATCACCAATTAGACTAACTTGCTCAATGCTCCATCGATCCGTTTGATCACGGTGTCCCGACCTAAAACTTCCAGCAGCTCATAAATACCCGGGCTCGGTGAGCCGCCAGTTAATGCGGCGCGAAGAGGCTGGGCGAGTTTACCAAATTTCAGACCCAGGTCTGCAAGCACCGTATACAATACGGGCTCAAGTGTCGACTGTTCGAAGGTATCACAGCGGACAAGCGCTGTTCTTAAAGTCAAAAACAGCTGACGGTTCTCTTCACGCAGAAACTGGGTACGGGTTTTATCATCAAATTCAGGCTGATCGGCAAAGTAGAAGGCTGCCCCTTCGGCCATCTGCACCAGGGTCGAAGAGCGCTCCTGAAGACCCTTGACCACCGCGACCAGATCGGGTCCATGGCTAAAATCAATCCCCTGTTTCACCAGAAAGGGTTTCAGTAGTTCCACCAATTTCTGCGGATCCAGCGCCTTTATATAATGGCTGTTCAACCACAGGAGTTTCTCCGGATTAAAAACTCCGGCCGAGCGGCCGACGGCTTCGATGGTGAATTTTTCGATCAGATCAGCCATTGAAAAGATTTCTTCATCCCCGTGGGACCATCCGAGTCGTACCAGATAGTTAATCATCGCCTCCGGCAAGAAACCCTGCTCCTGATAAGCCATGACCGAAGTTGCGCCATGACGTTTTGAGAGACGTTTCTTATCATCGCCGAGAATCATCGGCACGTGGGCGAACTCGGGGACCGCATAACCGAGGGCGCGGTACAGATGGATCTGACGCGGGGTATTGTTGATATGGTCATCCCCACGGATAACCAGAGTGATCCCCATCTCAGCATCATCAACGACAACCACAAAATTATAGGTCGGGGTCCCGTCGGTGCGCTGCAGAATCAGATCATCCAACTCCTCATTGCGCACCGTGATAGGCCCTTTGATCCGATCGACAAAACAGACCTCACCATCCGGGTCAGGAAGCTTAAAACGCACGACGTAGGGCGCATCGGGTTGAGCGCTGCGTTCGCGGCAGGTCCCATCATATTTGGGTTTACGGCCCTCCTGAACAGCCAGCTCACGTTTGGCATCCAGCTCTTCAGTGGTGCAATAACAGCGGTAAGCCTTCCCGGTATCGAGAAGTTGCTGGATTTTGGATTTGTACAGCTCAAAACGGTCTGTCTGGTAAAACGGACCCTCGTCGCAACTGAGCCCCAGCCACTCCATGGCATTGAGAATGGCATCGACCGATTCCTGGGATGACCGCTCAATGTCAGTATCTTCAATCCGTAAGACATAAGTCCCCTGCTCTTTCTTGGCGAGCAGGTAATTAAACAGCGCAGTACGGGCACCTCCAATATGCAGATACCCGGTTGGGCTGGGGGCAAAACGAACACGTAAGTCAGACATGTCTTGAAGCTCCTTATTTTGAACAAAAGGGGATAATTCACCTGGATTGAGCACGCGGGAGGGATCCGTCAGTTAGTGAACCTGCTGTTTATACAGCAGAATTTTTTACAGGATCAAGCATAATAACCATTTTATTGGATGATAAGTGAAGCATAGCCGACCACCGAGGTGAGATCACCATTGACCCTGCCCGAGTGATCATAGCAGAGCAGACGGCAGGTTGTCGCACCAAGTACCGCTGCTGCTTCAAGCACCACCAGCGCCGGGACTACACCGCACATACTGATGTTATGCGACCTGACCGTCTTGTACAGTCCCACCGGGTCGAATTTTTCCAGCTGGTCGAGGGCGAGCCGATCGATGCGCGGGGTGATGTCTGCCGGAGCAAAATGGTTCATATCACTACTGGCAATGAGCAGCACTTTGTGAGGGTAGCCGCTGAGACTTTCACCCAGCTGGCGACCTAACTGCAACCAGTCTTCAAGGGCGGCATGCCCCAGGGTGATCGGAACAATCTGCACGTCATTGCGCAACATCTGCAAAAAGGGGAGCTGAACTTCGAGAGAATGTTCGCCCTGATGGGCGAATTCATCGTCTCGGAGCAAATCACAGTCTGCGATCAACTGAGCGGCGAGCAGGGAGTTAATGGGGCTTTTGCCGAGCGGTGTCTGCCAGGATCCGTGAGCAAACACTGCGGCCGAGGATCCGACTCCCCGATGATTTGGACCGAGCATGACGACGGTCTCCGGAATGGCGACTTTTTTATAGGCGGCAGCGGCGATGCGTCCAGAATAAATATAGCCGGCATGCGGAACAATGAGAGCTGTAGACGGTTGCGCCTGCTCCCCTCCCGCCAGCAAAGTCGCTACCTCTTCACGCAACTGATCAGGACTTCCCGGGTAAAAGCTTCCAGCAACCACTGGTTTTCGAACCATAAGTAGCTCCTTTCACCCAAATCAGAAAGTTAACTTCAGGCCGAGTAGAATCAGCAGAACAGCGAAGACTCTAATCATTTTATCCTGACTGATGCTGGTTGCAAGGCGCACACCCAGTCGGGCGCTGACAATAGTAAGTGGTGCGACAACCGCCGCAACCAACAGGTTCACATAGCCAATGGAAAACGGGATGCCTGCGGCTTCATGCATTCCATGAAACATGTAGCTGAGGGTGCCGGCGAGCGCTGAAATTACAATGACGGCACTGGAATTACCCACCGCCAGATGAATCGGCAGCCGCAACACAATCAGCATCAGCGGTACCGAAATAACCCCACCGCCAACTCCGAAAAAAGCCGAGAAAAGGCCGCCGGTCGAACCGACCATCAATAATGAGCTCTTGCGCGGTGGTACCTGATGTTCAGGGGGCAGATAGGGATGATAAAAGAGTAATTTCAGACCAACCAGAATCTCCATACAACCGAAGGCCTTATGCAGGATAGCCCCGGGGAGGAGCGCCGCCAGGCTTGAACCAAAAAGCGCGCCGAGCGCCGCGCCACCCGCCAGGTAGAAAACCTGATGCCAGACCACGTTGCCGTGAAGACGATGCCCCAGCGCGCTGCTGATGGCGGTAGGGACGATGACACACAGGCTGGTGCCGAATGCCGTGTGCACAATCAGATGCTCTGGCATACCGGCGATATGAAACAGCCAGAGAAACAACGGAACCAGGATCACCCCACCACCGATGCCAAGGAGTCCAGCGAGAAATCCGGCCAACACCGAAAAGATTCCGGTCAGGGTCAGGAGTGGCAAGGTGAAAAAATCCATAGAAGAGCTCTCTGATGGGTTTCAGGATGGCACGCATCATAAATCAGTAAGTTGATTCAGGCAAATCGGACCTTCAAAACAAAAAAGCCAACCCTTGAGGAAGGCTGGCTTTTTATATTATGGAGGCCTCGACCAGATTCGAACTGGTGATGGAGCTTTTGCAGAGCTCTGCCTTACCACTTGGCGACGAGGCCGATATGTCGCTGTCCGGTGTGCGCATTGAAGTACCAAATCGGGTATCGAGTGTCAAGGGCAAAATCTAATTTATCGATGCTGCTCAGCATATTCCCCGACACTTAAACGCTTCATTCCAGATTGAGAAAAATCAAAAGTTACCAGGGGTGCCACAGAGGCCGGTGCTTAATTAAAGAAGAGGAACGACAGGATAACCGCAACCACGAAAAACGGCCGTCTCCAGGAAGAGACGGCCGTTAATTTTTATGGAGCGGGAAACGAGATTCGAACTCGCGACGTCAACCTTGGCAAGGTTGCACTCTACCACTGAGTTATTCCCGCTCAAAAACGCCCGTTGTGTCGAGCGGCACAACTTATAACAAAACGCTTAACGGGGTGTCAATGAAAAATATTTCCAGTTTTTAAAAAAACCGCAGCTGATTTTGGCCCCGGAGTTCGACGCTGAGCGCCATGGCTGAGCAACTTAATCAGTCTGGTCAGTAAACTGCTGATAATAGGCTTGATATTTTTTTACACGCAGAACGTAATTCTGGGTTTCATCGTAAGGAGGGATACCGCCATAACGTTGGACGACACTCGGCCCGGCGTTATAAGCGGCCAGTGCCTGATCGAGGTTACTATCGAAAGTATCAAGCATCTGCCGCATATAGCAGGTCCCGCCAAAGATATTCTGACCTGGATCAAAAGGATCAGAAACTCCAACTTCACGGGCAGTTGCCGGCATTAACTGCATCAAACCCTGTGCGCCCTTCATTGAAACCACCCTGGGGTTGAAATCACTCTCGACCTTGATCATCGCCTTGACCAGGGCCGCGTCAAGATGAAAGCGCTGTGCGTAATACTTGATCAGTGAGGCGAGACCGACGGACTCCCCCTCGCCCCGGTAAAATTGAAAGGTTGTGTTGGTTGGCACATCGGTAAAATGGACGCGTCCGGAACTGTCGACATAGCGATAGATGTTCGCTTCACCCAGTGAAGCAAACAGGAGCAGTATGATTGTGGCAGTCAGCAGGCGCATGAGAATGTTTATAAATGATTAATCTTTTTGAAACAACTCTAATTGGCTGACATCCCCCAAATTCTTGACATCCGACCACTGGACTTCAATAATGATCGCCTTTGGCGAAGACATTGAGACATTAACCTCCTTAAGAGAACTTTAAAATGAAACTTACCACTGATTTTCTGGTCATCGGCAGTGGAATTGCTGGCCTCAGTTATGCGTTAAAGGTTGCCGAGCAGGGGTCGGTCCTGCTGGTCACCAAACGCGACATCGACTTTACTGCCACCCGCCTTGCCCAGGGAGGGATCGCCGCCGTTTCAACCGAACAGGGTGACTTCTTTGCACACACCGAAGATACGATGGTGGCAGGAGTTGACCTGCCTCATCGCGATATTGTGGATCTGACCGTCCGCATGGGTCCGAAAGTCATCGAAGATCTGATCAATTGGGGGGTCGAGTTCAGCCGTAACGAGCAGAACGAATATGATATGACCCGTGAAGGCGGACATAGTGAACGCCGTATCTTTCACGCCAAAGACGCGACAGGACGTGAAATCGAGCGTGCCCTGGTCCTGGCCGTGCAGAACCATCCGGCCATCCAGGTGCTGGAGAACCACATCGCCATCGATCTGATCACCGCCGCCAAAAATCTGCATGAGCCCTGCGCTATAAACAGCTGTCTTGGTGCCCATGTTTTCGACATCGAGGGTCAGTCGGTTGTCACTATCGGCGCTCGCTTCACGGTCCTGGCGACGGGAGGAGCCGGCAAGGTTTATCTTTATACCTGCAACCCCGATGTCGCGACCGGTGATGGGGTCGCCATGGCCTGGCGTGCCGGAGCCGCGGTGGCAAATATGGAATTCATGCAGTTCCACCCGACCACGCTCTATCATCCCAACGCCAAATCGTTTCTAATTTCAGAAGCCGTGCGCGGTGAGGGGGCCATTTTGCGCCGCCGCGACGGCACGGCCTTTATGGCCGACCAGCATCCGCTCAAAGATCTCGCACCGCGCGATATTGTCGCCCGGGCGATCGATCATCAGATGAAACAGTACGGGGATGACTGCGTTTTTCTCGACATGACCCATAAGAGCGCCGACTATATCTGTGATCGATTTCCGATGATCTATGAAACCTGTCTCGAATACGGGATCGATATGACAAAGGAGCCGATCCCGGTGGTCCCTGCGGCACATTATCTCTGCGGCGGAGTTCAGGTCGACAGTCATGGCGAAAGCGGCATCAGAAACCTGTTTGTCATCGGCGAAAGCGCCTGCACCGGACTGCATGGCGCCAATCGTCTCGCCAGCAACAGCCTGCTTGAGGGGGTAGTGTTCGCCCGTCGTGCGGCCGAAACCTCATTGCAACGTTTGGCCTCCTCCCCTGCTGAATTCCCAAGCATCGCGCCATGGGACTCAGGAAACGCGACCGACAGTGACGAAGAGGTCATTGTCGCGCACAACTGGGAAGAGATCAGACGCTGCATGTGGAGCTATGTCGGGATCGTTCGATCCAACAAGCGCCTGACCCGCGCCCTGATGCGGATTCAACTGATTCAACAGGAGATCATTGAATACTACTGGAACTTCCATTTGACCTCCGACCTCATCGAACTGCGCAACATCGCCACCGTCGCAGAACTGATCGTTAAAAGCGCCCTGCAACGCAAAGAGAGTCGCGGGCTGCACTTCACCCTCGATTACCCGGAGCGGGATGACCAGAACTGGAAAAAGGACACCGTCATTCCCGGGGCAACATTCGAAAATCTGAGTCAGTAAGGACAGGACATTCTTTATGGATATCGACGAGATCCGGATTGCGATCAATCGTATTGACAACGATCTGCTGCGGCTGTTCAACGAACGCGCCGCCCTGGCCCTTGAGATCGGCCACATCAAAAGAGACCTCGACCTGCCGATCTACGATCCACGCCGCGAGAAACTGATTTTTGAGAGGATGCGCCAGGAGAATCCCGGTCCGCTGGAGAGCGCCGCGGTCGTTCGTCTGTTTGAACGCGTCATTGACGAGAGCCGCAGCCTTGAGCGGTCCGAGAGCCGAAAGGGTAAATAGATGCTGGTAGTCATGAAGAAACGGGCAAGCGAAGAGGAGTTGGAACAGGTCAAGGAATTTCTGGTCGAGCTCGATTGTGATTTCCACCAGTCCACCGGCAGTGAACGGGTTATCCTGGGAGTCGTTGGCGATACCCATGCGATCTCGGAGGAGCAGTTACGAGCCAGGCCAGGCGTCCTTGAGGTGTTTCGGATCCCGGCAGAGGACTAGCTTGCCGCAGCGCTGCACGCCCTATGAGACCTTAAAAAAGCATAAGCAGGGCCGACTGATTTGTCGACCCTGCTTAGAGTATGACGTTAAATATATATGTCTATTTAATTGATAAATAAAGTTTTTATATTTTTAATCATATTTCTCGGATCTATTTCCCGACAATTTCAGTCCGGGTGAAGACCGAGCGCAAGACCTGCCCGGCGCCTTCGATATTTTCACGCGCGCCCTCTTCACGATCTACCAGAGTGACGATCCCGAGAACCACGAGACCTTCCTCCTGTGCGCGTTCAACGGCCTGCATGGAAGATCCTCCGGTCGTCGTGACATCTTCGACGATGACAACCCGCGATCCCGGCGGCAGGTTTTTCCGCCCCTCCAGCCATTGGCCAGTACCATGCCCTTTCGGCTCCTTGCGGATAATGAAGGCATGCACCGGTTGGCCGTCAAGCTCAGCCGCTATCGACGTCGCCGTGGCGATGGGATCGGCACCCAGGGTCAGACCACCCACGCCGTGAATCGGACCCTCGAACTTTTTAACCTCTTCCCAGAACGCCTTACCCGTTAACAGGCCACCCCTGGCGTGCAAGGTTGTCTGCTTCCCGTCAAAGTAAAAATTGCTCTTGCGCCCCGAAGCCAGTGTCACTTCACGCTGTTCGTAGGACATTTCCAGAATAATTTTCTTCAGTTCGCTTTTAACACTACTCATCACTCTCTCCAAGTTAGTTCCGTGAGGAGTGAGGGTAAAGGTGAGGAGTGAGGAGTAAGGGGTGAGTCGAAAAGGTCTAATCAAGACCTCACACCTCACACCTCACACCTCACACCTCACACCTCACACCTCACACCTCACACCTCACACCTCACACCTCACACCTCACGATCTCAAAATAATCCCAACTGTTTGTCAGCTTTCAAACGCGGGAACTTGACCGGGTATCTGCCGTTAAAGCAGGCGTCACAAAAGGTCGAGCATCCCTCCCCCGAAGCATGCACCGACTTCAACAGGCCCTCTTCCGACAGATAACCAATGCTGTCCGCGGTGACATACCTGGCGATCTCCTCGACGCTGTGCGAAGCAGAAATCAGCTCCTTGCGCGATGGCGTATCAATGCCGTAATAACAGGGGAAGCTGGTCGGCGGGCTGGAAATACGCAGATGAACCTCTGTCGCGCCGGCATCACGCAGCATCTTGACGATCTTGCGTGAGGTCGTACCGCGGACAATCGAGTCATCCACCACAACCACCCTCTTCCCTTCCAGCAGGTCCCGCACCGGGTTAAGTTTCAGCTTGACCCCGAAGTGACGAATCGACTGCTGGGGCTCAATGAAGGTTCGCCCCACGTAGTGGTTGCGGATCAGGCCCATCTCAAACGGGAGGCCTGACTCTTCGGCGAAGCCCATGGCTGCCGGAACGCCTGAGTCGGGGACGGCGATAACCAGGTCCGCCTCAACCCCGTGCTCCCGGGCAAGCTGGCGGCCGGATTCCTTACGCACCGAGTAAACCATCCGGCCGTAGATACGACTGTCAGGACGGGCGAAGTAAACATATTCGAAGATGCAGGGGGTTGGACTCGTCTCTTTAAAGGGGGAAAACGATTTCATCCCGGTTTTATCGATGACAACCATCTCACCCGGCGCGATCTCGCGGATGAACTCGGCATCGACCAGATCGAAGGCGCAGGATTCAGAGGCGACGATATAGGCTCCATCCAGGCGGCCGAGGCACAGCGGGCGAAATCCGTTGGGATCGCGCGCGGCGATGAGCCGGGACTCGGTTAAGAGCAGCAGGCTGTAGGCCCCCTGGACGATATGCAGCGCCTCGCAGATCCGATCGATCAACGAATCGGACTGCGCCCGGGCCAGCAGATGGATAATGGTTTCGGTATCCGCCGTAGTCGAGAAGATCGAACCGCTCTGCTCCAGCCGGCTGCGTACCTCCTGGGCATTGACCAGGTTGCCGTTATGTGAAACCGCGATGCTGCCGCGGGAATAATCGACCACAATCGGCTGACAGTTTTTAATGTCATTCCCGCCGGCGGTCGAATAGCGCACATGACCGATCGCTGAACGTCCGGGGAGGTGATCGAAGACCTGTCCCTTTTTAAACACATCCGAGACCAGACCTAGGCCCTTATGGGCGTGCAGTCGATAGCCGTCGGAGGAGACGATACCACAACCCTCCTGCCCGCGATGCTGCAGGGCATAAAGACCGAGGTAGGTCAGGTTAGCCGCTTCCGGATGGCCAAAAACCCCAAAAACGCCACATTCTTCGTGCAGTTTATCGAACATTTATTATCCTAAAGCAGGTTCTCGCGAACGTAATTGATCGCATTCTGGTAGAGCCAGAGCCCCATCCCCTCTTGCGGCAGCGTCTCACGGGTCCAGCGCGGGTGCTGGGTATAGTGGACATAGGCTTCCGGGTGGGGCATCAACCCGAACAACCGGCCGCTGGGGTCACACACACCCGCGATGGCATTGATACTCCCGTTCGGGTTGGCGGGATAATCCATGGTCGGCTGAAAAGCGGCATCGGCGTAACGCAAAGGAGCCAGATGGGCGTCTTCAATCCGGGCCAGAGTGGCATCGCTGTCGACGACAAACTTCCCTTCCCCATGCCGCACCGGGAGGTAAATACCTTTCAGCCCCTGGGTGTAGATACAGGGCGATTGGCTGTCCGCTTGCAGATAGACCCAGCGATCGATAAAACGGCCCGAATCGTTGTGGGTCAGGGTGCAGGTCTGGTCCTGATAGTCCTGGTCCGCTGCCGGCAGCAGGCCCATTTTGACCATGAGCTGGAAGCCGTTGCAGACCCCCATAATCAGCTTGCCATCGACGATAAACTGCGCCATCTGCTCAGCCAGCGAGGCACCGCCACCTGCGACCGGCGCATGCAGCAGCCGATTGGCTCCCGCCTTGGCGCTGCCGAGGTCATCGCCATCCAGGAACCCCCCGGCCAGGTTCAAAAAGTGGTAGTCCTCGAGCTTCACCCGTCCGGCCAGCAGTTCGGCGATGTGGATCGCCTCGGCGACTTCTGATCCGGCCAGGCGACAGGCCTCGGCGACCTCACGTTCACAGTTGGTTCCGTTGCCGGCGATCACCAGCGATCTGACTTGTTTTGCCATCTTTAAAGCTCCCGCAACGGCGCCTGCCACGCCTCTTTATTCTGATCATTGGTGGTTTCGATCAAAGGTTTACCGCCGCGACTGAGCGACAGCATCGGTTCAGCTGTGACTTCGCCGATCAGGGCGCAATCACAGCCGGCAAACAAGGCTTCGAAGGCGCTTCTGCTCTCGGGCTTGATGCTGACCAGCAGCCGCGACTGGGATTCGGAGAAGAGCAGTGCGGCGTCGGACAGCTCGCCACGAACCGCGACCCTGGACAGGTCGGCCTGAATCCCGAAGCCGCCGGCGAAGGCTGTTTCGGCCAGAGAGACCGCCAGGCCACCATCGGACAGGTCATGACAGCTGCGCAGCAGGCCTTTATCTTGCGCCTGATTGACGGTCTTGTACAAGCTGTAGGCTCGTTGTGCATCGACCCGGGGTACGTTGGCCCCAAGCTCACCGCACATGCGGTAATATTCAGAACCACCCAGCTCATCGGCGGTGCTGCCGAGCAGATAAACCAGATCACCCGGGGTCTTCACGTCCATGGTCACCGCTTTGCGCACATCGTCGATCTTGCCGATGACCGAAAAAAGGACGGTCGGCGGGATCGAGATTTTCGTGTCACCGATCTGATAGTCGTTCTTCATCGAGTCCTTGCCGCTGATCAGCGGCACGCCGAAGGCCACGCAGTACTCGTAGAGCGCCTTGTTGGCCCGCACCAGCTGCGCGGCCTTGTAGGCGCCGTCCGGGGTGCGCTCGCTCTCGACCGGATCACACCAGCAGAAGTTGTCGAGACCGGCAACATGCTCAATGTTTCCGCCCACCGCAACATAGTTGCGCAGCGCCTCGTCAATGGCGCAGGCCATCATGTGATAGGTGTCAATATCGCTGTAACTCGGGCAGATGCCGTGAGCAGTGACTATCCCTTCGAAGCTGTCGAACAGCGGACGATAGACCGCCGCATCGCTCGGGCCGTCGTTGGCAACACCGGTCAGGGGTTTCACAACCGAGCCGGCCTGAACCTCATGATCATAGCGGCGCACCACCGACTCTTTCGAACAGATATTCAAGCGCCCAAGCAAACCAAGCAGATCCGCCTGCAGGTCACGGCCGGCAATTGACGGTTCCCTGTGCCCCTTGTTCTCCCAGCGGGCCAGAATCTGCATCTGCGGCACGCCGCCATGCAGAAACTCCATATCGAGACAGCAGACGGTCTCCCCCTTGTAGAGGCAATGGTAATAGCCCGAATCGGTAAACTGCCCCAGGTCGGTCGCTTCAACCCCCATCTCGCGTGCGAGCTGCATGAAGGCGGTGAGGTTCTTCTCGGGAACCGCCAACGACATGCGCTCCTGGGCTTCGGAAATCAATATTTCCCAGGGCTGCAGGCCGGGATATTTCAGCGGCGCACGATCAAGGTGCAGCTCGAGACCGCCGGTGTCTTCGGCCATCTCGCCGATGGAGGATGAGAGCCCCCCTGCCCCGTTGTCGGTAATCGAGTTATACAGACCGCGGTCGCGCGCGATGATCAGAAAATCAAACATGCGGCGCTGGGTGATCGGGTCACCGATCTGCACCGCGGTAACGGGCGAGCCCTCATGCAACTCTTCCGAGGAGAAGGTCGCGCCGTGAATGCCATCCTTGCCGATGCGCCCGCCGGTCATAACGATGTGGTCCCCGACCAGCACCTGTTTTTCGTGACAGGGCTTGCCGTTAAGTCGGGCCGGCATTATTGAGGCGGTGCCGCAATAGACCAGGGGTTTCCCCGCAAAGCGGTCATCAAACTGAATCGAACCATTGATCGTCGGGATGCCGCTCTTGTTGCCGCCATGCTCAACCCCTTCGACCACCCCTTCAAAGATGCGCCGGGGATGCAGCAGGCGCGGCGGGAGCGGTTGGGTGAAAAAAGGGGAAGCAAAACAGAAGACGTCGGTGTTAAAGATCAGGCGCGCACCCATGCCGGTGCCGTAGCCATCACGGTTGACCCCGACAATGCCGGTCAGCGCCCCGCCGTAAGGATCGAGGGCCGAGGGAGAGTTGTGGGTCTCAACCTTGAAGACCATGCTCCAGTCGTCGTTGAACTTGATCACCCCGGCGTTGTCCTTGAAGACCGACAGACAAAAATCGTCCTTGCCGAGGTTCCGGCGAATATCCCGCGTTGCACCGACGATATAGGTTTTAAACAACGAATCGATGGTTTCGGCGTTGCCATGCTCATCGGTATAATCAATTTTTGCCGAGAAGATTTTGTGTTTGCAGTGCTCGCTCCAGGTCTGCGCCAGCGCCTCAAGCTCCACATCCGTCAGCTCTGAACCCAGGCCTTTTTCACGGCGCTTCGCCTGCACCGCGGGATCATTGACATGGGCCTGGAGGGTCTTCATCTCCAGCAGGTTCAGCGCCAGCATCCCGTCGCGACTGATCTGCAGCAGCTCGGCATCGCTGACGTTCAGATTGATCTTCTGCACGCATACTTCGGCGGCGGCGGCGACCCGCGGCAGGCTGACCGGAACCCCTTTACTGGCGTCGAGTTCATCCTTGGCCAGAATGGTCCAGCGCTGAATCAGACCATTGGCCAGAAAGCCGCTGGCGACCTGCTCGGCCTGTGCCTTGTCAATCGCTCCGCTCAGCAGATACTGCACCGAGGTATAGACCGCTTCCCCAGCGGCAAAAGGCCGCCCGGTCTGATACTCAATCGCCTCGCGCGCCGTACGACCGATGTTGTCCGTCACGCCCGGACGAAACCCGATTTCAATCAGCACATCAAAATCATGGGCCAGGGGACGGTCGATGGCAACCTGCTGAATGACCGGGTCGCTCAAGGGGCCCCGGGCCGCGGCCTGAATCTCGGAGGGGTTCAAGTCGGCATCAAGGGTGTAGACATCCAGGGTCTGGACCTGAGTCAACTTCAGCCCGAGGTGATGATTAATCTCAGCCTT
Above is a genomic segment from Geopsychrobacter electrodiphilus DSM 16401 containing:
- the nadB gene encoding L-aspartate oxidase, which codes for MKLTTDFLVIGSGIAGLSYALKVAEQGSVLLVTKRDIDFTATRLAQGGIAAVSTEQGDFFAHTEDTMVAGVDLPHRDIVDLTVRMGPKVIEDLINWGVEFSRNEQNEYDMTREGGHSERRIFHAKDATGREIERALVLAVQNHPAIQVLENHIAIDLITAAKNLHEPCAINSCLGAHVFDIEGQSVVTIGARFTVLATGGAGKVYLYTCNPDVATGDGVAMAWRAGAAVANMEFMQFHPTTLYHPNAKSFLISEAVRGEGAILRRRDGTAFMADQHPLKDLAPRDIVARAIDHQMKQYGDDCVFLDMTHKSADYICDRFPMIYETCLEYGIDMTKEPIPVVPAAHYLCGGVQVDSHGESGIRNLFVIGESACTGLHGANRLASNSLLEGVVFARRAAETSLQRLASSPAEFPSIAPWDSGNATDSDEEVIVAHNWEEIRRCMWSYVGIVRSNKRLTRALMRIQLIQQEIIEYYWNFHLTSDLIELRNIATVAELIVKSALQRKESRGLHFTLDYPERDDQNWKKDTVIPGATFENLSQ
- the amrB gene encoding AmmeMemoRadiSam system protein B; its protein translation is MVRKPVVAGSFYPGSPDQLREEVATLLAGGEQAQPSTALIVPHAGYIYSGRIAAAAYKKVAIPETVVMLGPNHRGVGSSAAVFAHGSWQTPLGKSPINSLLAAQLIADCDLLRDDEFAHQGEHSLEVQLPFLQMLRNDVQIVPITLGHAALEDWLQLGRQLGESLSGYPHKVLLIASSDMNHFAPADITPRIDRLALDQLEKFDPVGLYKTVRSHNISMCGVVPALVVLEAAAVLGATTCRLLCYDHSGRVNGDLTSVVGYASLIIQ
- the pyrE gene encoding orotate phosphoribosyltransferase, with the protein product MSSVKSELKKIILEMSYEQREVTLASGRKSNFYFDGKQTTLHARGGLLTGKAFWEEVKKFEGPIHGVGGLTLGADPIATATSIAAELDGQPVHAFIIRKEPKGHGTGQWLEGRKNLPPGSRVVIVEDVTTTGGSSMQAVERAQEEGLVVLGIVTLVDREEGARENIEGAGQVLRSVFTRTEIVGK
- the gltX gene encoding glutamate--tRNA ligase, whose product is MSDLRVRFAPSPTGYLHIGGARTALFNYLLAKKEQGTYVLRIEDTDIERSSQESVDAILNAMEWLGLSCDEGPFYQTDRFELYKSKIQQLLDTGKAYRCYCTTEELDAKRELAVQEGRKPKYDGTCRERSAQPDAPYVVRFKLPDPDGEVCFVDRIKGPITVRNEELDDLILQRTDGTPTYNFVVVVDDAEMGITLVIRGDDHINNTPRQIHLYRALGYAVPEFAHVPMILGDDKKRLSKRHGATSVMAYQEQGFLPEAMINYLVRLGWSHGDEEIFSMADLIEKFTIEAVGRSAGVFNPEKLLWLNSHYIKALDPQKLVELLKPFLVKQGIDFSHGPDLVAVVKGLQERSSTLVQMAEGAAFYFADQPEFDDKTRTQFLREENRQLFLTLRTALVRCDTFEQSTLEPVLYTVLADLGLKFGKLAQPLRAALTGGSPSPGIYELLEVLGRDTVIKRIDGALSKLV
- a CDS encoding lytic transglycosylase domain-containing protein; this encodes MRLLTATIILLLFASLGEANIYRYVDSSGRVHFTDVPTNTTFQFYRGEGESVGLASLIKYYAQRFHLDAALVKAMIKVESDFNPRVVSMKGAQGLMQLMPATAREVGVSDPFDPGQNIFGGTCYMRQMLDTFDSNLDQALAAYNAGPSVVQRYGGIPPYDETQNYVLRVKKYQAYYQQFTDQTD
- a CDS encoding sulfite exporter TauE/SafE family protein → MDFFTLPLLTLTGIFSVLAGFLAGLLGIGGGVILVPLFLWLFHIAGMPEHLIVHTAFGTSLCVIVPTAISSALGHRLHGNVVWHQVFYLAGGAALGALFGSSLAALLPGAILHKAFGCMEILVGLKLLFYHPYLPPEHQVPPRKSSLLMVGSTGGLFSAFFGVGGGVISVPLMLIVLRLPIHLAVGNSSAVIVISALAGTLSYMFHGMHEAAGIPFSIGYVNLLVAAVVAPLTIVSARLGVRLATSISQDKMIRVFAVLLILLGLKLTF
- a CDS encoding chorismate mutase; its protein translation is MDIDEIRIAINRIDNDLLRLFNERAALALEIGHIKRDLDLPIYDPRREKLIFERMRQENPGPLESAAVVRLFERVIDESRSLERSESRKGK